Within Melospiza georgiana isolate bMelGeo1 chromosome 21, bMelGeo1.pri, whole genome shotgun sequence, the genomic segment gccccctgcccgTCCCTGTGccccgtgtgtgtgtgtccctctcgggctcacagctgctcccctgtccctgctgccctgtcccccctgcccgtccctgtgccctgccccatgtgtgtgtgtgtccctctcgggctcacagctgctcccctgtccctgctgccctgtccctcctgcccgtccctgtgccctgccccatgtgtgtgtgtgtgtgtgtccctctggggctcacagctgctctcctgtccctgctgccctgtgccccctgcccgTCCCTGTGccccgtgtgtgtgtgtccctctcgggctcacagctgctcccctgtccctgctgccctgtgccccctgcccgTCCCTGTGccccgtgtgtgtgtgtccctctcgggctcacagctgctcccctgtccctgctgccctgtcccccctgcccgtccctgtgccctgccccgtgtgtgtgtgtccctctggggctcacagctgctcccctgtccctgctgctctccctgcaggccGCCCCATGAACATCCAGCTGGTCACGTCACAGATCGACACGCAGCGGAGACCAGCACAGAGGTGGGGttgccctgcctgagcagggggagggaagggcagagccctccctgctgggaagcctggctcctgctcagcttcacTGGAGGCACTAAAACTGTTGCTTTTCAAACTTTCAGTGTAAACAGAGGTGGCATGACCAGGAACCGCGGGGTCTTGGGGGGATTTGGAGGTGGAGGCAACAGGCGAGGGACTCGTGGCGGGAAcagagggagaggcagaggagctggaagaaCTTCCAaacagcagctctctgcagaaGAACTAGATGCACAGCTGGATGCTTACAACGCCAGGGTAAGTGCTGCTTGGGCACGGTAATGGGCTCCCCACAGCATCTCATCCTGGAAAGCACTGGCAGTCTGGAGCTGGCAGGAAAGAGAGAGCATTCTCCAGGGCCTTGCACGGAGGCAGCCTCACTCTGAAGCTGCCTCTGTGCCTTGGCTTGGGCCTGAGCTTCGCTTTCCAGAGCAGTTTGTCACTGTTCCGGATGGCTGAGGAACAGGCTCTGTTCCTGccaggccccagagctggaacAGCCGCTataagcagcagctgctgaacaaAACTCACAGAGCTGAAGGGATGCAGGAGTGGGGAAACCAAGGGAAATCTCATGTGGAGGAACTGTATGgtgtgctgctggggaagggtgttgtgctggtggcagaaatgagccccagcctggggagccACGAGCAgggggcagctgtggctggaacttgctcagcctgtgccaggagcccagcagagctgaggccaCAAGGACACCACGGCAGCAGAGCGGGTGTCGAGGATGGGATAGGTCAGGCGAGAGCATGGAAGGAGTGGGATGAGCAGGATTCCAGGAGCAGCCTTGGAGCAGTGTGGGGTGCAGTGGTGCTCAGCACGGTGTGCTGGGGCGTGGacccagctgtccctgtccccaccacatcggggggctcagcagagcccggctgcctgcagaggggctgggctggggtgcGGGGGTGCTGCAGGGTGCCAGGGCCGTGCCAGGGCCGTGGTGACATTGCTCCCTCTCTTGCAGATGGACACCAGCTAAAGCGGCAGCAGTGGGCCAGGGAAGGACTCCAATCTTGCTCCACACTCCCGGCAGGGGCTGCGGCTGTGGCTACTACTACCGAGGATGggatttgttttacttttatgTTCTGGGATAGGTTTTAACTCCTgtaaaggttttttttaattctcagcAGACCTGTTTTGTACCGAGTTATTTTTGGGATAAATTTTTCTGGTTGCCTGTTGGGCCAAGGTGGCTTTTTCACCTTTGCCGTAATAAAATAGAACCATGTCtagagctgtggctgctgccttgCCGCGCCGGGCCCGCGCACGTCCCGCTCCCTCACGTACCGTGACGCTCCGtgtcccggtgccggtgccggtgccgttCTTGCTCCCGGGCCGCTCTCCGGCTCCGGATCCCCGCgtgccccgccccgccggccccgccccgccccgccggccccgccccgcccgcgcgcGCGTCCCCCGGGCCAATCAGCGCGCGGCCCGCGGCCGGaagcgcggcggcggcgcggggccgaGTAACGGGAAGTGCCGGGCGTGTCCCGGAAGTGCGGGGGCGCGCGGGGCCTGGGCGGATCCGCGGCGTTGGCAGCGCAGCGCGGAGCGAGCGAGCCCGGTacggcggcagcggcgggaggGGGTGCGGAGCGGCGAgcagggccgggccgcgggAAGGGCCGGGCGCGGCCggggggcgggagcggggccccGCGTGCCCTTGCGCGACCTTCCGAAGGCCGGAGGAGCCGCCGCCCCCGGTGGGGCCGTCCCGGAGCGGAGCGCGTGCGGCGagggcggggcgcggcggccCTGGCGGCCCGGGCCCACCGGAGGGGCTGGGGCGGCGCCCGGTGGGCCGTGCCCGGTACCCGGGGCTCGCTCCGAGGGGCGGTGCAGGGGATCGCCCGGCCCGACGCGTGCCGGGGTCGGCCGTGCCTGCGGCGCGTACGGGCTGCCCATAAATGGCCGCTGGGCACGGAATGAGGAACTGGGAGCCGGTACCGGGTTCGGGCTGCTCCGTTCAAGGCAGGCCCTTCCGCCGCGGGCCGGGTGCGCCTCCAGCCCCGGCGGGGTTCGCACGGCAGCCGCGGTTCCTGCGCTGCCCCACGAGCATGACCGCACCGGGAGCAGCGGCGTTTTCCCGGGAGCTGGCTGAGAGCCGTGACCGCCGTTTGTTTGTGCTGAGAAATCCCCGGCCGCCCTTGTTCACTCGCGGGTTTCGGGTCCGCTCTGTTGCTCCGGCTGTCCAAGCGTTTTTGCAGTGTGCAGGATCTCATTCCGTGCCTGCAGAGTGGGGACAGTTTCACCGCTGTGGGTTCAGCTGCTGACCCGCAGGGATGGGTCCCAGCCCCGGCTCCAGGCACACACAGTGCTGGTTCCATCCCTGGTGCAGCACTGCCGGCAGCCTTCGTGCTTCTGGAGCTTTGTGAGccctcagcctggctctgcaccGTTCAGCCCTGCAGGTGAACGGCAGGTCAGGGATGTGTCAgagcaaaagaacaaaacatgaAACCCTCCTCCATGCTCAGGCTGCCGAGGCCCCGCTGGGCAGCAGAGTGTCCTCCTGTTCCCGGGTCCCTCCTGCCGAGGGCTGCGGAACCCCCGAGGGGAACGGGCGGGATGGGGATTCCCTGGGTGCTCTTACAAAGCACCGGGGCCGCAGCGGTACCTGGGTGTGCCCTGACAGCCTCGGGCGGCGCcggctgggctctgtgccctccGTGCTGCCCTGGGAACATCCGGGCTGTCCGTGTGCCCCAGCCGGGCTGTCCGGGCTGTCCGTGTGCCCCAGCCGGGCTCTTGGGGCTGTCGGGGCTGTCCGTGTGCCCCAGCCGGGCTCTTGGGGCTGTCGGGGCTGTCCCGGCTCCCCGTCCCGGCCCAGCGGCGGCgcagggccctgggcagccctcgCTCGCATTCCAGCGAGCTCTCCAGGGCCGCGCGGGAAGGAGGAAGGGTGGGGACGGCTGGAACGGGCCGTGCTCAGTGCGAGGCCGGGCGGGTGTCGGGGGAGGCGGATGAGCTCATCTGACTGTGACTAATGCCGGCTCCGCGCTGCCCTGCGATGGGGTCCAGAGCCGGCGTTCCCAGCGCGCCGGGACGCAGCGGGGATGCAGGGacgctgctggtgctgctgcagctgctctgtcctGCACAAAACGTGCTGGGAATCCGAACAGTCTGCCGGGCTGAGGGAGCGGGGACGGCAAATCCCCGGGTGGGGATGagcctcctgctgccttctgcgggctgctgggagctggggtcTGCCTCTGGAGGCGCAGGAGCCCTCCTGTGCCCGTCCcgcagccctggcagtgcctggggagcagggcagccccaggaccTGTGCGTGAGCTGATGGGAAGGGTGAGGGCTGTTCCCCAGAGccgagcccagcctggcctgcagTGCTGACTGGAGTCACACTGGTTCTGTCCCCAGTGGTGTTTTCAGTCCTGGTGGGCTCCTGTCCCTTTGGGAATCCTGAAAAGGTTGGGGTGGGTTGTGATTCATCTGTGTGCTGGGTATGCATGATTCTTTAGCTCTGGGTCACAGAAGTAAGGCTGGAACACAGGAACGTGACCAAAGagctggggatttggggtttggttgGCTTGGGCTTCCTTCTGTGCCCTAATACCAGTTTGTGTCAGGGGCTCCTGGTGGCTCTGGTGGAAATGGGGCTCGTGATGTGTGGGAGAAATCTGTCACCATTGTGTTaccccagggctcagctgtgGAGGAGTGGCAGCTGTGTGCTGACACCAAACCAGGGCATTTCCAAACTGCCCAGGAGAGGATTCTGGCTCTTGGAggtgcccagctgctggcagtcAGGGCTGTGAACGCCAAGTTCCCAATCAGTGCAGCTGTCTCCCAGCCAcgggagctgtgcagggactgGTGCTGTTGTTCACAGAGCACTGGCTCCAAgagctccaggtgctggagcagaggctgcccatggctcctgctgtccctgatCTGGCTGTCTGTGAGAGATTGTGTCTCTGCTTGGTCTGGAAATTGGAAGGTGGAGGCTGCCCGTGGCTGTGTGTGCCTACCACTGCTGGAGACAGCTGGGTGAATGCTAGTGGATGCTCTGCCATTAGTGTGCTCTCACAGAAGGCTCAGCCACAGAATTTGAGAGCCACCACAAGTTTGGGACCTTGATTCTGTAAAGCTGAAATTCTCTCACTTTCCTGGAAGCTGCAGGTATCCTGAGAGCAAGGTGTGAGAGTTAGAACGACCCGTGGCCCGCGGGAGGTGGGATCTAGCCCAGAGATGAGCCAAAGGACGTGAGGAGGGGACTGGGCAGGGTGCAGGAAGAGATGGAGCAGTGCAGGTGTGTAAGTGAGCGTTTGCTCAGCGCTCCTGGGAGTCCTCGAGCCTGGCAGCTGCTTGGGTTTGATGTGGAGACACTGGCATGAGCTGTTCATCTGTGACATGAGGCTAAATGTCCTTTTGAAGAGAAATTTCCCCTTTGTTCAGTGTGAGGATGCTGGAGGACGCCGCGCGGCAGGGCCACTGttggctgtgcagctgcagcaggaaaggctcctggcacaggtgcTTGTGCCACGCCAGGCCAGAGCCCTGGTACAGCCCCGCGTGTCCCTCATCCCCCGGTGCCTTTCTAGAGCTGTGCCAGAGTGTTCTGCGCCTTCAGAGAGTCCAAGCTGATATTTGCCACAGGATAACCCTTCACACAACGTGCCCTGTGGAACCAAGAATTCCTGAATGTGTCATTGGCTTTTACTGAGGATTTTAGTGGAGTGTTGGCATCACCTTTGCCTTGCCCTTGGCGTGGCTGGGCACTTCCTGGGCAGAGTCCTGGGCAGGTTCCACATCTTGTTTCTTTCAttgcctgtttccctggctgtgtgtgccacagATCCTTGCAAAGGGCTGAGCCAGGTGTCTCATCCCACTCTCCCAAGGCACCTGGCACAGAGCACGGATGTGGCAGTTACAAAACGTGGgcaccagctcccagcagaggctCCTGGCAATCGGGCCAGTGGTGAGACAGAGGCCTATTCTTACCTGGAATCCTGATGTGGAGAGCAGAACTGGGTTTATTCTGGGCTCTACTTTATTCCAATTGAAAGCCTCACCTGGTTGATGTTGTGGAGGAGAATGTCTCCCCTATGGCTTTGGGGTATTTACATTACAAGCAGAGCACTGAGGTTGAATTTTTTCTCACTCTTGCCTGGGCCTCTGTGGACTGAAAATGAGACCTGGAGGGTTcggcaggggctggggaccctgggcagggctgggggtcctgggcagggctgtgtctcCCAGGGCCAGCAAGAAGGGCCCAGTGAGACTGGGACgtgcagagggacagcagggcagttTGGGCAGTCCTGCTGTGGggtggctgctcagggcagtcacagctctgctctgtgcttcaGTGTGGAGCACGTGTGCCAggatggcagagcaggagcccaCGGCAGAGCAGCTGGCCCAGATTGCAGCGGAGAATGAGGAGGACGAGCACTCTGTCAACTACAAGCCCCCTGCCCAGAAGAGCATCCAGGAGATCCAGGAGCTGGACAAGGACGACGAGAGCCTGCGCAAGTACAAGGAGGCCCTGCTGGGCGCCGTCACCGTCAGCGCAGgtgagccctgtccctgtcccaggtgagccctgtccctgctggcctcTGCTCCCGCGGGGGAGCTGCTCTCCCCGCCCGGGGCTTGGGCAGGAGCCCcgagctcagcctgtgctgccctgtgccctggctggcCCGCACTGAAGGGCTCGGGGACTGGAGGGAGGGTGGCACTCTGCCTTTGCAGGCACTGTGGGCTGCgcctgctgcagtgggagcctTTACAGAGTTGGAGCTTgtttttgctgggttttgtgcTCTTTCAAGAAGTTctctggaaggaaaaggagctgtGTTGGCCAGCATTGGGGATGAGTGTttaacagctttttcttttgtctccAGATCCCAACGCTCCAAATGTGGTGGTGACCAAACTGACCTTGGTCTGTGCTACTGCTCCAGGCCCCCTGGAGCTGGACCTGACAGGTGAGCTGGGAGGGAATGCCAGGAGCACTGCTGGCAGGTGGCTGAGCCCTCCTGTGTCAgaagggctggcagcagagcaccCTGTTGGGCCCCAGCAGGTTCTGTacctggagccagcagcagctccgtgACACCTGGGTGTTGTGTAGAGGTGtgagcagccaggtggggcaggcAGATTCTTCCAGCCTGCACGGTGACATTCATGGCAGCTTCGAAATGGTGACAGCCTTGGAGCAAACATCTGCAAAGAAACAGCTTGGAATtaactgcagggctgtgcttgcAGTGTCCTGTTGCAGGGCATTGCTTgcctggctctggcagcagagggggccctgcagctcctgcagctcctgccccagctgctgtgccacagaaattcaccccagagcacagcacagcacaaaggagCTCTGACCCTCTCCTGTCTCTGCAGGTGATCTGGAGAGCTACAAGAAGCAATCATTTGTGCTGAAGGAGGGCGTGGAATACCGGATAAAAATCTCCTTTAGGGTAAGGATTCTGGTCTGGAAATGGAAGGAATGGAACAACAGACTGCTGCAGTCCCAGCTTGGGGAGTGCCCATGCCCTGCAAGTGGGGTTGTGCTGGAGAAATGGGCTCTGCCCATGTGGGGTGGGCAGCGTGAATGGAGACAGCCTGCTcagtccctgctcctctctctgcaggtAAACAGGGAGATTGTGTCAGGATTGAAGTACATCCAGCACACGTTCCGGAAAGGGGTGAAAAGTAAGTGCTTCTCTTGGCTTGGTGAacagtgagtgagtgagggcttCCTGCTCCTCTTGCTGCTGAGACAGTGACAGGGGCTGCCCCGCAGCTCCCCTCGGGAGGGGACAGTGCTCAGTGCCACGGGCCCgtggagccctgcagggctggggcagcccgtGGTCCTGCACAGTGTGGATCCCAATGCCCCCGAGCAAGCAGGTCCCACTGAcggcactgctggggctcacAGGTCACTCCCCGCCGGAGGGGCCCCTTCCTGGGGAAGGGAGCTCCCAGCTGGGGGAGATTcctgttgttgctgctgctctgtggattGTTGCAACAGTAACAGACCTTTCATTTGCTGCAGCCTTGCTCCCCATGCAGGGGAGGCTCCTGAACCTCTGGTGCCTCCATGATGCCTCCATACactgtttttgtctttttagtTGACAAGACCGAGTACATGGTTGGGAGCTATGGCCCCCGAGCAGAGGAGTACGAGTTTCTGACCCCCATGGAAGAGGCCCCCAAGGGCATGCTGGCCCGGGGCAGCTACAACATCAAATCCAAGTTCACAGATGATGATAAGACTGACCACCTGTCCTGGGAGTGGAACCTGACCATCAAGAAGGATTGGAAGGACTAGTCCTTCCCGAGGCCAAACCCCAGAGAGCGTGAATCAGACAGTGGCTACCGTAGAATTCCCCCCCTGTACCAAAGTGCTGACATTGGAACCCTCTTACCTGTCACCCCCTTTATCATTTGACCAGAGAGCTCAGTTTTTTAtgtgccccctccccagagAATTGCTGAGTGCATTGACCAAACCATGCTGTCTGCATCTGGTCTCCAGCTGcctgtcctggggctgtgctgccccagcactgaggggagTGCCCCCTCCCTTGCCAGGCCCTTTCTTGCTTCCCGCCTTCCTTTACCCAGGAGGTGCCAAAGGGGAGGAACCCCGTTAGGATCCTGTGCTTGGCTTTCCTGCGCACAGCTCAGGGTAGCTACTGCCTCCAAGTAGCTGACGAATTTTGGTGCCAGGCAGCTGTCAAATCAGTTTATTGGCTCCAGTGTTGTCTGCCTGCCCTTTCCGCCCTGTCAGTGTCCTGGGCAGCTTCATTTGTGGATGTTCCCTGTAACCATGATGCCTTAAATGTGTAACATGTATCCTCTAGGGAGGGGGTCCTGCCTCTGTTACACTTTTTAAACGCCACCTGCCCTCCCCGTCTGTTGGCATGGGCTCAGCTTCGTCACGCCCCTCATGTGTTATTAGGAAAGATTCACAACTTCCCACTTCACTGCTGGTCCGTTCCTCACCCGAGACAGGACATCTCCAGAGGGGAGAGGGAGTGACATCCTGGGTGACACCTGCCCCCgagccctggcctggctggccccagcctggcctgcagAGCCCCCCGAGCTCTCTGGGTGCCCTGTGGGGCAGGGCTCGCCGGGGCTGCCATCACCTCGCACTTctcactgcagcccaggagctgcaaaGCACTGAGATTCCAGGACAGCacctgccctcctggctgctttGGGCTGAGGATGGACGAGTctgtctctgcagctgctcctgatgCCATCAGCAAAGAGCTTGCGATGGACAAGTGTTCCGAAGCGGTTAATGCCTTATGTATCTGTTCTGCCTTTAAAATCTGTGCCTGGCCTGTAGTTACTGCCTTGACGCTGGGCCCCGTGCCTGCCTccaccctgggctgcacagctgcagctcctggggcaaagcagccccagggccctgcgaggcctggggctgggcaggtgtgtgccacctctgcagccctccGATCTGGATCTACCACACCGAGGTTACAACTGGGACCAAGTACATGTGGCTTCTCGTAGCTACGTCTTTGCCTCTAACTGCCCTCGCCCTGCCCctagagagatttttttttgttaatttgatTTGGTGCGTATTGTCTTTAAGTCCTAGACCCAGGTTAACAGGTTCGGAATCATCGTCTGCTTCTCCTTTTATGACAGTTAAATAAAATCTTTGAACTGACTGTGTACTGTCCATGCTGGATCTTCAGCATGAAGTGGCCGAATGGGATTTCTGCAGACACCTAGGGTGGGAGAAGACCAGGATCTCTGGGTTTGCTAGAATGTGAAAGGGGAGGCCCCATGGCAGCATGTGTGCAGGATCTGTCTCTTGCTGTTTGCCCTGTTCTGCAATGCCCATAGTGTGAGGGGTGGGGGTGTGTGAGGCTCTGAAAACAGGGATTTCCAAGGGGGGCCTCttggcagcagaggagcaggcaggctccagctgcacacacaaaggGAAATTCCTGTGCAGTCACAGGAATGAGGGAGGCAATCAGAAAACAGTCCAGGAGCCGGCGGATGTTTACAGAGCATGTGGCATGTTTGTGTTAAGGATAAAGGAAAGTGTAGCCATGAAAAGCTCTTTACAGAATCCATGGTGTGAGAGAACCTGGAGGAGGGGACTCCCTAACTGAGAACTCCATAGGCTCCCTCTGTATTTGGAGCTCACAGCACAGGCCCTTCCTTGGGCCTTGGAAAACTGCTGAAGGAAATGATGGAACTTGGAAAGGACAAGGACTGAAGGCAACAGTCTGGGCCGGGTAGGAGCTGGCATGTGGCCAGTGCCCTCTCGTTCTGCTGGCTGTGGAgaacagcccccagccctgaccCTCAGTGTGTCAGTTAGAGCCCAGATGTGCCCGATAGCTGAACAAAGGCCCCTGTGCTGGCCCCAACAGCCACTCTGCGGCCAGGGGATGAGCACCCAGCTGACGCAACCCCAGCGCTTTGGCAAGAGTTTCCACACCCTGGGTGTCAAGGTTTCTGTTAGATGGCTTTTCCGTGGCAGGAggcctgcaggggcaggacagctgtgctgtgatCCAGCTTCGGGGATTCTCTGCCTCTCTTGTTGGCACATTCCTCCCCCAGCAGGGTGACAGCTGTGCTCCTTGCCTGGTGCATGCCATGAGTTGGGAATGGGTGGCTCCTGTCACAGCCTACGTGGGACAGACCATTTGCATGAATTTGGTTCCCAAAGTAAACCCTTGGCCCCTTGCAGGTGATGCACCTTAAGGACCTCGGCCAGAAGTTGTGCAGGACCAGCCCGGGCTGTTCCCCTTTTCCAgcgctgcagcagctccctctgaCCCCACAGTGACAGCGCACATGCAGAGCTACCGCGGGGCAAGGCGGGCCCTTGAGCGGAGCCATCGCTGCCGGGGCTCTCCGGGCAGTGGCTTCCAGCCATGGAACGCGACAGGCCCGGAGGTGGCCGCACGAATGCAGCGCTGATTCCCTCCCCGCCAGCCCGGCGTGCCTGCCCGGCCCTGGGTGGCCGCGGTGCCCTCACCGTGTGCCTTCCCAAACCTCGCTGGACTCTCCCCGGGCCTGACGAGAGCGCGTGGCTCAGCACCGGCCGCAGCAACGAACGGGccgcagctcctggcagcactcGGGTTCGGTACGGGAGCTGGCGAGCTCCGGGCGCGGCCCTTGCCcggagcacagagcagcagaggctttGAGCGCTCCGGGCTGGCGATCCCCGGCatcccgcagccccagcccggccccgctccgggccCTGCGCGcaccagcagcaacagcagccgGGACCCTCGGCAGTGCCGCAGGCAGACCCGGGCGGCGGGGTTTGCCGTGCCGCGATCCCCGGGCTCCTCCGTGCCCGGCCAGTCTCCGTGACCGGCGAGCTTGCAGCAAAGCGAACGGGGCCGGTGCTCGGCCCAGTCGGAGCCCAGCGCCGGAGGCAGACAGACAAGGTCGGGgcgggcagtgctgctgccgtgacCCCGAGGGGAAGGCCGTGTCTCGGGGAGGTACGAGCAGAGCGGGACAGAATCGAATCGAATCGAACCGAACCGaaccgggccgggccgggcacggccgggcaGGCCTCGCCCGCCGGGCTGGTCACGTGGGGCGCGCGGCCCAGTCAGGATCCACCACGCGCCAGTGGCCGCGCGCACGCGCAGTGCCGC encodes:
- the ARHGDIA gene encoding rho GDP-dissociation inhibitor 1; this encodes MAEQEPTAEQLAQIAAENEEDEHSVNYKPPAQKSIQEIQELDKDDESLRKYKEALLGAVTVSADPNAPNVVVTKLTLVCATAPGPLELDLTGDLESYKKQSFVLKEGVEYRIKISFRVNREIVSGLKYIQHTFRKGVKIDKTEYMVGSYGPRAEEYEFLTPMEEAPKGMLARGSYNIKSKFTDDDKTDHLSWEWNLTIKKDWKD